In the genome of Dickeya fangzhongdai, one region contains:
- the nusG gene encoding transcription termination/antitermination protein NusG — protein sequence MSEAPKKRWYVVQAFSGFEGRVAQSLREHIKLHNMEDHFGEVMVPTEEVVEIRGGQRRKSERKFFPGYVLVQMVMDDASWHLVRSVPRVMGFIGGTSDRPAPISDKEVDAIMNRLQQVGDKPRPKTLFEPGEMVRVNDGPFADFNGVVEEVDYEKSRLKVSVSIFGRATPVELDFSQVEKG from the coding sequence ATGTCTGAAGCTCCAAAGAAACGTTGGTACGTCGTTCAGGCGTTTTCTGGCTTTGAAGGTCGCGTAGCACAGTCTCTGCGTGAACATATCAAGCTCCATAACATGGAAGACCACTTTGGTGAGGTGATGGTACCGACCGAAGAAGTGGTTGAAATTCGTGGCGGCCAGCGTCGCAAGAGCGAGCGCAAATTCTTCCCGGGCTACGTGCTGGTACAGATGGTGATGGATGATGCCAGCTGGCATTTGGTCCGTAGCGTACCGCGCGTCATGGGGTTCATCGGCGGGACGTCCGATCGCCCTGCGCCGATCAGCGATAAAGAAGTGGACGCTATCATGAACCGTCTGCAGCAGGTGGGCGACAAGCCGCGGCCGAAAACGCTGTTCGAACCGGGCGAAATGGTGCGCGTTAACGACGGCCCGTTTGCCGATTTCAACGGTGTGGTGGAAGAAGTCGATTACGAGAAAAGCCGCCTGAAGGTTTCCGTCTCCATCTTTGGTCGAGCGACCCCTGTCGAGCTGGATTTCAGCCAGGTTGAAAAAGGCTAA
- the tuf gene encoding elongation factor Tu yields MSKEKFERTKPHVNVGTIGHVDHGKTTLTAAITTVLAKTYGGQARAFDQIDNAPEEKARGITINTSHVEYDTPTRHYAHVDCPGHADYVKNMITGAAQMDGAILVVAATDGPMPQTREHILLGRQVGVPYIIVFLNKCDMVDDEELLELVEMEVRELLSQYDFPGDDTPVIRGSALKALEGDAEWEAKIIELAEALDSYIPEPERAIDKPFLLPIEDVFSISGRGTVVTGRVERGIIKVGEEVEIVGIKDTTKTTCTGVEMFRKLLDEGRAGENVGVLLRGTKRDEVERGQVLAKPGSIKPHTQFESEVYILSKDEGGRHTPFFKGYRPQFYFRTTDVTGTIELPEGVEMVMPGDNIKMVVNLIAPIAMDDGLRFAIREGGRTVGAGVVAKVIA; encoded by the coding sequence ATGTCTAAAGAAAAATTTGAACGTACAAAACCGCACGTTAACGTCGGTACTATCGGCCACGTTGACCATGGTAAAACAACGCTGACCGCAGCCATCACTACCGTTCTGGCGAAAACCTACGGTGGCCAGGCTCGTGCATTCGACCAGATCGACAACGCGCCGGAAGAAAAAGCGCGTGGTATCACCATCAACACCTCTCACGTTGAATACGATACCCCGACTCGTCACTACGCGCACGTTGACTGCCCGGGACACGCCGACTACGTGAAAAACATGATCACCGGTGCTGCCCAGATGGACGGCGCGATCCTGGTAGTTGCTGCGACTGACGGCCCGATGCCGCAGACTCGTGAGCACATCCTGCTGGGTCGTCAGGTAGGCGTTCCGTACATCATCGTGTTCCTGAACAAATGCGACATGGTTGATGACGAAGAGCTGCTGGAACTGGTTGAGATGGAAGTGCGCGAGCTGCTGTCTCAGTACGACTTCCCGGGCGACGACACGCCGGTTATCCGCGGTTCCGCGCTGAAAGCGCTGGAAGGCGATGCCGAGTGGGAAGCGAAAATCATCGAACTGGCCGAAGCGCTGGACAGCTACATTCCGGAACCGGAGCGTGCGATTGACAAGCCGTTCCTGCTGCCGATCGAAGACGTATTCTCCATCTCCGGCCGTGGTACCGTAGTAACCGGTCGTGTAGAGCGCGGCATCATCAAAGTGGGTGAAGAAGTTGAAATCGTGGGTATCAAAGACACCACGAAAACCACCTGTACTGGTGTTGAAATGTTCCGCAAACTGCTGGACGAAGGCCGTGCTGGCGAGAACGTGGGTGTTCTGCTGCGTGGTACCAAGCGTGATGAAGTTGAGCGTGGTCAGGTTCTGGCCAAGCCGGGCTCAATCAAGCCGCACACTCAGTTCGAATCTGAAGTGTATATCCTGAGCAAAGACGAAGGTGGCCGTCACACGCCGTTCTTCAAAGGCTACCGTCCGCAGTTCTACTTCCGTACAACTGACGTGACTGGCACCATCGAACTGCCGGAAGGCGTAGAAATGGTAATGCCGGGCGACAACATCAAGATGGTCGTAAACCTGATCGCGCCGATCGCGATGGACGACGGTCTGCGTTTCGCTATCCGTGAAGGCGGCCGTACTGTAGGCGCCGGCGTGGTTGCCAAAGTTATCGCTTAA
- a CDS encoding GNAT family N-acetyltransferase, translated as MKIVLLNVATLPVYRYELAGLLVNAVAKGASVGYQSPLTHEEAESYFHSLRPSVAEGERLLWIARDDNGVIGSIQLELCQKSNGQNRAEIQKLLVHSSMRRQGIGKRLLSTLEQAALQHRRGLIYLDTQAGSPAEHFYRAQGYRYLGELPDYASSPDGYYYPTAIYYKRLFAVNRVERALAS; from the coding sequence ATGAAGATCGTATTACTGAATGTCGCCACTCTTCCCGTCTATCGTTACGAGTTAGCCGGCTTACTGGTAAATGCTGTGGCAAAGGGAGCGTCTGTCGGTTACCAGTCACCGCTAACGCACGAGGAAGCCGAGAGCTATTTCCACAGCCTGCGTCCTTCTGTCGCCGAAGGAGAGCGCCTGTTATGGATTGCGCGCGATGATAATGGCGTGATAGGCAGTATCCAGCTTGAACTGTGCCAAAAATCAAACGGACAAAACCGGGCTGAAATACAAAAACTGCTGGTTCATAGCAGCATGCGACGCCAGGGGATTGGAAAACGTTTACTCTCCACGCTGGAGCAGGCGGCATTACAGCATCGACGCGGCTTGATCTATCTCGATACGCAAGCCGGTTCGCCTGCCGAGCACTTTTATCGTGCTCAGGGTTACCGCTATCTGGGAGAACTTCCCGACTATGCCAGTTCTCCCGATGGTTATTACTATCCGACAGCAATTTACTACAAGCGCCTGTTCGCCGTGAATCGCGTAGAGCGCGCCCTCGCCAGCTAA
- the rplJ gene encoding 50S ribosomal protein L10 produces the protein MALNLQDKQAIVAEVSEVAKGALSAVVADSRGVTVDKMTELRKAGREAGVYMRVVRNTLLRRVVEGTQFECLKDTFVGPTLIAYSMEHPGAAARLFKEFAKANAKFEVKAAAFEGELIPAAQIDRLATLPTYEEAIARLMATMKEASAGKLVRTLAAVRDQKEAA, from the coding sequence ATGGCATTAAATCTTCAAGACAAACAAGCGATTGTTGCTGAAGTCAGCGAAGTGGCCAAAGGCGCGCTGTCTGCGGTAGTTGCGGATTCCCGCGGCGTTACCGTAGATAAAATGACTGAACTGCGTAAAGCAGGTCGTGAAGCTGGCGTATACATGCGTGTTGTTCGTAACACCCTGCTGCGCCGCGTCGTTGAAGGCACTCAGTTCGAATGCCTGAAAGACACGTTTGTTGGTCCGACCCTGATTGCATACTCTATGGAACACCCGGGCGCTGCCGCTCGTCTGTTCAAAGAGTTCGCGAAAGCGAATGCAAAATTTGAGGTTAAAGCTGCGGCCTTTGAAGGTGAGTTGATTCCGGCGGCTCAAATTGACCGTCTGGCAACGCTGCCGACTTACGAAGAAGCAATTGCACGCCTGATGGCGACCATGAAAGAAGCCTCTGCTGGCAAACTGGTCCGCACTCTGGCTGCTGTTCGCGATCAGAAAGAAGCTGCTTAA
- the rpoB gene encoding DNA-directed RNA polymerase subunit beta → MVYSYTEKKRIRKDFGKRPQVLDIPYLLSIQLDSFQKFIEQDPEGQYGLEAAFRSVFPIASYSGNSELQYVSYRLGEPVFDVQECQIRGVTFSAPLRVKLRLVIYEREAPEGTVKDIKEQEVYMGEIPLMTDNGTFVINGTERVIVSQLHRSPGVFFDSDKGKTHSSGKVLYNARIIPYRGSWLDFEFDPKDNLFVRIDRRRKLPATIILRALSYSTEEILDLFFDKVVYEIHNNKLQMELVPERLRGETASFDIEADGKVYVEKGRRITARHIRQLEKDGIERIEVPVEYIAGKVLAKDYVDESTGEVIAMANMELSLDLLAKLSQAGHKRLDTLFTNDLDHGPYMSETLRVDPTNDRLSALVEIYRMMRPGEPPTREAAETLFENLFFSEDRYDLSAVGRMKFNRSLLREEIEGSGILSKADIIDVMKKLIDIRNGKGEVDDIDHLGNRRIRSVGEMAENQFRVGLVRVERAVKERLSLGDLDTLMPQDMINAKPISAAVKEFFGSSQLSQFMDQNNPLSEITHKRRISALGPGGLTRERAGFEVRDVHPTHYGRVCPIETPEGPNIGLINSLSVYAQTNEYGFLETPYRRVRDGVVTDEIHYLSAIEEGNYVIAQANTNLDDEGHFIEELVTCRSKGESSLFSRDQVDYMDVSTQQVVSVGASLIPFLEHDDANRALMGANMQRQAVPTLRADKPLVGTGMERAVAVDSGVTAVAKRGGLVQYVDASRIVIKVNEDEMYPGEAGIDIYNLTKYTRSNQNTCINQMPCVSLGEPVERGDVLADGPSTDLGELALGQNMRVAFMPWNGYNFEDSILVSERVVQEDRFTTIHIQELACVSRDTKLGPEEITADIPNVGEAALSKLDESGIVYIGAEVTGGDILVGKVTPKGETQLTPEEKLLRAIFGEKASDVKDSSLRVPNGVSGTVIDVQVFTRDGVEKDKRALEIEEMQLKQAKKDLTEELQILEAGLFARIHDVLVAGGIEADKLDKLPRERWLELGLTDEEKQNQLEQLAEQYDELKHEFEKKLEAKRRKITQGDDLAPGVLKIVKVYLAVKRQIQPGDKMAGRHGNKGVISKINPIEDMPYDENGTPVDIVLNPLGVPSRMNIGQILETHLGMAAKGIGDKINAMLKQQQEVAKLREFIQRAYDLGNDVRQKVDLNTFSDEEVLRLAENLKKGMPIATPVFDGAKENEIKELLKLGDLPTSGQIRLFDGRTGEQFERPVTVGYMYMLKLNHLVDDKMHARSTGSYSLVTQQPLGGKAQFGGQRFGEMEVWALEAYGAAYTLQEMLTVKSDDVNGRTKMYKNIVDGDHRMEPGMPESFNVLLKEIRSLGINIELEEE, encoded by the coding sequence ATGGTTTACTCCTATACCGAGAAAAAACGCATTCGTAAGGATTTTGGGAAACGTCCACAAGTTCTGGATATCCCATATCTCCTTTCTATCCAGCTTGACTCGTTCCAGAAGTTTATCGAGCAAGATCCGGAAGGCCAGTACGGTCTGGAAGCGGCATTCCGTTCCGTATTTCCTATCGCAAGTTACAGCGGTAATTCCGAGCTGCAGTACGTGAGTTATCGTCTGGGTGAGCCGGTATTTGACGTTCAAGAGTGTCAAATCCGCGGTGTTACCTTCTCCGCGCCGCTGCGCGTGAAACTGCGTCTGGTGATCTACGAGCGCGAAGCGCCGGAAGGCACCGTTAAAGACATCAAAGAACAAGAAGTGTACATGGGCGAGATTCCGCTCATGACCGACAACGGTACCTTTGTCATCAATGGTACTGAGCGTGTTATCGTTTCTCAGTTGCATCGTAGCCCGGGCGTCTTCTTTGACAGCGACAAGGGTAAAACCCACTCTTCCGGTAAGGTGCTGTATAACGCACGTATTATTCCTTACCGTGGTTCCTGGCTGGATTTTGAATTCGACCCGAAAGACAACCTGTTTGTCCGTATCGACCGTCGCCGTAAACTGCCTGCTACCATCATTCTGCGTGCGCTGAGTTACTCCACCGAAGAAATTCTGGATCTGTTCTTCGATAAAGTGGTGTACGAAATCCACAACAACAAGCTGCAGATGGAGCTGGTGCCGGAACGTCTGCGTGGCGAAACCGCGTCGTTCGACATCGAAGCTGACGGTAAAGTCTACGTTGAGAAAGGCCGCCGCATCACCGCGCGCCATATTCGTCAGCTGGAAAAAGACGGCATCGAGCGCATTGAAGTACCGGTCGAATACATCGCCGGTAAAGTGCTGGCTAAAGATTACGTGGATGAAAGCACCGGTGAAGTGATCGCGATGGCGAACATGGAACTGTCGCTGGATCTGCTGGCTAAACTGAGCCAGGCGGGTCATAAGCGTCTCGACACGCTGTTCACCAATGATCTGGACCACGGTCCGTACATGTCCGAGACCCTGCGTGTCGACCCGACCAACGATCGCCTGAGCGCGCTGGTCGAAATCTACCGCATGATGCGTCCGGGCGAGCCGCCGACACGTGAAGCGGCCGAGACGCTGTTCGAAAATCTGTTCTTCTCCGAAGATCGTTACGATCTGTCCGCGGTTGGTCGTATGAAGTTCAACCGTTCCCTGCTGCGCGAAGAAATCGAAGGTTCCGGGATTCTGAGCAAAGCGGACATTATCGATGTGATGAAAAAACTCATCGATATCCGTAACGGTAAGGGTGAAGTCGACGATATCGACCATCTGGGCAACCGTCGTATCCGTTCCGTGGGCGAAATGGCGGAAAACCAGTTCCGCGTCGGTCTGGTGCGTGTTGAACGTGCGGTGAAAGAGCGTCTGTCTCTGGGCGATCTGGATACGCTGATGCCGCAGGACATGATCAACGCCAAGCCGATTTCCGCAGCGGTGAAAGAGTTCTTCGGTTCCAGCCAGCTGTCCCAGTTTATGGATCAGAACAACCCGCTGTCCGAAATTACGCATAAACGCCGTATTTCCGCATTGGGCCCAGGCGGTCTGACCCGTGAGCGCGCCGGCTTTGAAGTTCGAGACGTACACCCGACCCATTACGGCCGCGTATGTCCTATCGAAACGCCGGAAGGTCCGAACATCGGTCTGATCAACTCGCTGTCTGTGTACGCGCAGACCAACGAATACGGCTTCCTGGAAACCCCGTATCGCCGTGTACGCGATGGCGTGGTGACCGACGAAATCCATTACCTGTCGGCGATTGAAGAAGGCAACTACGTTATTGCTCAGGCGAACACCAACCTGGATGACGAAGGTCACTTCATCGAGGAACTGGTTACTTGCCGTAGCAAAGGCGAATCCAGCTTGTTCAGCCGCGATCAGGTTGACTACATGGACGTTTCCACCCAGCAGGTGGTTTCCGTCGGTGCGTCCCTGATTCCGTTCCTGGAACACGATGACGCCAACCGCGCCCTGATGGGTGCGAACATGCAACGTCAGGCGGTACCGACTCTGCGCGCTGACAAGCCGCTGGTGGGCACCGGTATGGAACGTGCGGTCGCGGTGGACTCCGGTGTAACCGCCGTTGCCAAACGCGGCGGTCTGGTCCAGTACGTGGATGCGTCCCGTATCGTGATCAAGGTTAACGAAGATGAAATGTACCCGGGCGAAGCCGGCATCGACATCTACAACCTGACCAAATACACCCGTTCCAACCAGAACACCTGCATCAACCAGATGCCGTGCGTGTCGCTGGGCGAGCCGGTTGAGCGCGGCGATGTGCTGGCCGACGGCCCGTCCACCGATCTGGGTGAACTGGCGCTGGGTCAGAACATGCGCGTCGCGTTCATGCCCTGGAACGGTTACAACTTCGAAGACTCCATCCTCGTTTCCGAGCGTGTGGTGCAGGAAGACCGTTTTACCACCATCCACATTCAGGAACTGGCGTGCGTGTCTCGTGACACCAAGCTGGGGCCTGAAGAGATTACTGCCGATATCCCGAACGTGGGTGAAGCAGCGCTCTCCAAGCTGGATGAATCCGGCATCGTTTACATCGGTGCGGAAGTGACCGGCGGCGATATTCTGGTCGGTAAAGTGACGCCGAAAGGCGAAACCCAGCTGACGCCGGAAGAGAAACTGCTGCGCGCCATCTTCGGTGAGAAAGCGTCTGACGTGAAAGACTCTTCTCTGCGTGTGCCGAACGGCGTTTCCGGTACGGTTATCGACGTGCAGGTCTTTACCCGCGATGGCGTGGAAAAAGACAAACGTGCGCTGGAAATCGAAGAAATGCAGCTCAAGCAGGCGAAGAAAGACCTGACTGAAGAACTGCAGATTCTGGAAGCCGGCCTGTTTGCCCGTATCCATGACGTGCTGGTTGCCGGCGGCATCGAAGCGGACAAACTGGACAAGCTGCCGCGCGAGCGTTGGCTGGAACTGGGTCTGACCGACGAAGAGAAGCAGAACCAGCTGGAGCAGTTGGCCGAGCAGTATGATGAACTGAAACACGAATTCGAGAAGAAACTCGAAGCCAAACGCCGCAAAATCACCCAGGGTGATGACCTGGCGCCGGGCGTGCTGAAGATCGTCAAAGTGTATCTGGCTGTTAAGCGTCAGATCCAGCCGGGTGACAAGATGGCAGGCCGCCACGGTAACAAGGGTGTTATCTCCAAGATCAACCCGATCGAGGATATGCCTTACGACGAGAACGGTACGCCGGTCGATATCGTACTGAACCCGCTGGGCGTACCGTCACGTATGAACATCGGTCAGATTCTGGAAACCCACCTGGGTATGGCTGCCAAAGGCATCGGCGACAAGATCAACGCCATGCTCAAGCAGCAGCAGGAAGTGGCCAAGCTGCGCGAGTTTATCCAGAGAGCTTATGACCTGGGTAACGACGTGCGCCAGAAAGTCGACCTGAACACCTTCAGCGATGAAGAAGTGCTGCGTCTGGCGGAAAATCTGAAGAAAGGTATGCCGATCGCCACGCCGGTGTTCGACGGTGCCAAGGAAAACGAGATCAAAGAGTTGCTGAAACTCGGCGATCTGCCGACTTCTGGTCAGATCCGTCTGTTCGACGGCCGTACCGGCGAGCAGTTCGAGCGTCCGGTTACCGTGGGCTACATGTACATGCTGAAACTGAACCACTTGGTGGATGACAAGATGCATGCCCGTTCTACCGGCTCTTACAGCCTGGTTACCCAGCAGCCGCTGGGTGGTAAGGCGCAGTTCGGTGGTCAGCGCTTCGGTGAGATGGAAGTGTGGGCGCTGGAAGCTTACGGCGCAGCCTATACCCTGCAGGAAATGCTGACGGTGAAATCCGATGACGTGAACGGCCGTACCAAGATGTACAAAAACATCGTGGATGGCGATCACCGGATGGAACCGGGCATGCCGGAATCCTTCAACGTACTGTTGAAAGAAATCCGCTCCCTGGGTATCAACATCGAGCTGGAAGAAGAGTAA
- the rplA gene encoding 50S ribosomal protein L1, with translation MAKLTKRMRVIRDKVDVTKQYDINEAVALLKELATAKFVESVDVAVNLGIDARKSDQNVRGATVLPHGTGRTVRVAVFTQGANAEAAKAAGADLVGMDDLAEQIKKGEMNFDVVIASPDAMRVVGQLGQILGPRGLMPNPKVGTVTPNVAEAVKNAKAGQVRYRNDKNGIIHTTIGKVDFDADKLKENLEALLVALKKAKPAQAKGVYIKKISLSTTMGAGVAIDQSGLNAVAN, from the coding sequence ATGGCTAAGCTGACCAAGCGCATGCGCGTGATCCGTGACAAAGTTGATGTAACCAAACAATATGACATCAACGAAGCCGTTGCCCTGCTGAAAGAGCTGGCCACTGCTAAATTTGTTGAAAGTGTTGACGTTGCCGTAAACCTGGGCATCGACGCACGTAAATCCGACCAGAACGTCCGTGGCGCGACTGTACTGCCGCACGGTACTGGCCGTACTGTTCGCGTCGCTGTATTTACTCAGGGTGCCAACGCTGAAGCTGCTAAAGCCGCCGGCGCTGACCTGGTAGGTATGGATGACCTGGCTGAGCAGATCAAGAAAGGCGAGATGAACTTCGACGTAGTTATTGCTTCTCCGGATGCAATGCGCGTTGTTGGTCAACTGGGCCAGATCCTGGGCCCGCGCGGCCTGATGCCGAACCCGAAAGTGGGCACTGTAACCCCGAACGTTGCTGAAGCTGTGAAAAACGCTAAAGCTGGTCAGGTGCGTTACCGTAACGACAAGAACGGTATCATCCATACCACTATCGGTAAGGTTGATTTCGACGCTGATAAACTGAAAGAAAACCTGGAAGCTCTGCTGGTTGCGCTGAAAAAAGCCAAACCGGCTCAGGCGAAAGGCGTTTATATCAAGAAAATCAGCCTGTCCACCACCATGGGTGCTGGCGTTGCCATCGATCAGAGCGGCCTGAACGCAGTCGCAAACTGA
- the rplL gene encoding 50S ribosomal protein L7/L12 — MSITKDQIIEAVAAMSVMDVVELISAMEEKFGVSAAAAVAVAAAGPAEAAEEKTEFDVILKAVGANKVAVIKAVRGATGLGLKEAKDLVESAPAALKEAVSKDDAEALKKSLEEAGAEVEVK; from the coding sequence ATGTCTATCACTAAAGATCAAATCATTGAAGCAGTAGCGGCTATGTCTGTAATGGACGTTGTTGAGCTGATCTCTGCAATGGAAGAAAAATTCGGCGTTTCTGCTGCTGCCGCTGTTGCTGTAGCTGCTGCTGGCCCGGCTGAAGCTGCTGAAGAGAAAACCGAGTTCGACGTTATCCTGAAAGCTGTTGGCGCTAACAAAGTTGCCGTTATCAAAGCAGTTCGTGGCGCAACTGGCCTGGGTCTGAAAGAAGCGAAAGACCTGGTTGAGTCTGCTCCGGCCGCTCTGAAAGAAGCCGTGAGCAAAGATGACGCTGAAGCTCTGAAAAAATCTCTGGAAGAAGCTGGCGCTGAAGTTGAAGTTAAATAA
- the rplK gene encoding 50S ribosomal protein L11: MAKKVQAYVKLQVAAGMANPSPPVGPALGQQGVNIMEFCKAFNAKTESLEKGLPIPVVITVYSDRSFTFVTKTPPASVLLKKAAGIKSGSGKPNKDKVGKVTRAQVLEIAQTKAADMTGADVEAMARSIEGTARSMGLVVED, encoded by the coding sequence ATGGCCAAGAAAGTACAAGCCTATGTCAAGCTGCAGGTTGCAGCTGGTATGGCTAACCCGAGTCCGCCAGTTGGTCCGGCTCTGGGTCAGCAGGGTGTTAACATCATGGAATTCTGTAAGGCATTCAACGCTAAAACAGAAAGCCTGGAAAAAGGTCTGCCGATTCCGGTTGTTATCACTGTTTACTCCGACCGTTCCTTCACCTTCGTTACCAAAACTCCGCCGGCATCCGTACTGCTGAAAAAAGCGGCTGGTATCAAGTCTGGTTCCGGTAAGCCGAACAAAGACAAAGTGGGTAAAGTGACCCGTGCTCAGGTTCTGGAAATTGCCCAGACCAAAGCGGCGGACATGACTGGTGCTGACGTGGAAGCCATGGCGCGTTCCATTGAAGGTACTGCTCGTTCCATGGGCCTGGTAGTGGAGGACTAA
- the secE gene encoding preprotein translocase subunit SecE, with protein sequence MSANTEAQESGRGLEALKWLVVAVLLIAAIVGNYYYREFSLPLRALAVVILIAAAGGVALLTTKGKATVLFAREARTEVRKVIWPTRQETLHTTLIVAAVTAVMSLILWGLDGILVRLVSFITGLRF encoded by the coding sequence ATGAGTGCGAATACCGAAGCTCAGGAGAGCGGGCGTGGTCTTGAGGCGCTGAAATGGCTGGTCGTTGCAGTATTGCTGATCGCGGCAATTGTAGGTAATTACTACTACCGTGAATTCAGCTTGCCGCTGCGTGCATTGGCTGTGGTTATTTTAATTGCTGCTGCGGGCGGCGTGGCATTGCTGACGACGAAAGGCAAAGCAACGGTTTTGTTTGCGCGTGAAGCCCGGACCGAAGTTCGCAAGGTGATCTGGCCGACCCGGCAGGAAACATTGCACACCACTCTGATCGTTGCTGCTGTAACTGCCGTTATGTCGCTGATTCTGTGGGGACTGGATGGCATTCTGGTGCGTCTGGTATCGTTTATTACTGGCCTGAGGTTCTAA